In Brachyhypopomus gauderio isolate BG-103 chromosome 2, BGAUD_0.2, whole genome shotgun sequence, the DNA window tccaccttgcaaatgtttcacacacccccatactgaatatagccccagaccatgatctttccaccaccgaacttgactgttttctgggtgaatcttggatccatacgggctccagtaggtctcctgcagtatttgcggcagctgtggtgtaattcaactgaagattcatctgagaaatccaccttctgccacttttccagCATCCATCCATTTAGCAGGCTGTGGGCCTTAGCAAATGCCACACGGTTTTTTAcctgccttttgtttagtgctggcttctgggcactgattcgaccatggaggccatttcgagacagaatcttacaaactgttctagttgacacagggacttgaggtgaccaggcctggtggagctctgctgcagtggaagagggactggctttggattttctaaccaacaaacgttcctcccgagcagttgtcttgtggggtctgccggacctgggcttgtcaaaaacatctccagtctcttcaaatcttttttttattctttgtacttgacgctgagatacattaaaggtgccagccacctctgtagtggatttggtcttcagcatcttgataatcaaggctttggtcgcaggatggatttttggcatgttgtcagaggtcaagttgcagtgcaagtgaaggtctggggtgctggagttctttttatacacacccactaattaaccaatcaattagtgagcacaggtgaggctgtaaactaggattgggtgcattatatgacaaggcgacaaaatgtttgtcttgccaaaatctgacctttctgtgttcattaaatgatcaatatttctgcagtaaagtaaatttattttcgtaaattaaatctcatttgggagggtttcagctttcatacgagtcatttctaaaaccaatcgatgaatttaaagtcaggttattagcttttgtttccacaacatggataagcaacagaacttatgtcaggcaCTGTATGAGAATGTTCAGTGAGCTGTTGGGCGAAAAACATGACGCCTTGTTCTATGTCTGTATATGTTGTGTACctcgtcctgtgtgtgtgtttatctgtatCAACTCATGTCGTAAGATTTGAGAATACTACATATACTACTTATCCAGAGCTACTCACACAAGATAATATTTTACATACTTTTACAGTATTTTTTACATGACCCATGACCTTGGTCATGCTAACATCCTTTCAGCTTCTAGCATTGTGTTCTTCCTTGTTATCCTTGTTATCAAAATGTGTAAAACCAAATTTCCATCAATTTCCTCTCAAATATTAGTGAGCGGATGAAACCGCTAACATCCTGATTTTTGTAGTATTTTGTAGATTTTTGTATTTGCTGCGTCTGGCTGGTAAAGGTTGTGTCTAGCCTTTCTGTGTAGTGGTACGATGAGGTGTGTTTAGACTTAGATGCATAAAGTTTTCTGACTCCTCCCTTCTTTTCAACACCCttttctctcccttcctccccaTCACTGCAGGGCTCAGTAACATTATCGGGATAATTGTATATATATCTGCCAACTCAGGAGATCCTGGGCAAAGCGATTCCAAGAAGAGTTACTCATACGGCTGGTCCTTCTACTTCGGCGCTCTCTCCTTCATCATGGCCGAGACGGTGGGCGTCTTGGCCGTGCACATGTTTATAGAGAAACACCGTAAGCAGAGGGCCAAGTCGCGCACAGAGCTCATTAAGAAATCTGCGTTCGGCCGCATTCCGAGCTACCGCTACCGCTTCCGGCGCCGATCCAGCTGTCGCTCCAGCGAGCCCGCCTCCCGCGACCCCTCCCCCATCGGCAAGGGGGGGTACAGTGGCCCAGCAGCCGCCGACATCTCCATGTACACACTGTCCCGCGACCCTGGCAAGGCCCCCGGGGGGACCCTGCTCAACTCTGAGTTCCTGCAGGCCCACAACTCCAACTCTAAAGACTTCAAAGACGCAGCAAGCCGGAGGACAACGCCAGTGTGATGCTGTAGGGGGTGTCTGGGTTTAGGGGGTGAATTCAAGCACAAGACAAGTGCCATGACTTAACAAGAGACTTGAGCAGAGAAACTCAAAACAGCCTGGAGAAACCCTAGTAAAGACCTGCCAGAAAACCCTCTTTCACTAgtgaacataaatatatatagataggaTTAGGGTGAAAATAGAGAGTATATGGGTTGACGTAGGGTTAATATAGGGTTAATATGGGGTTAATATAGGGTTAATAGGTAGTTATTGTTAGATTATTGGTGCTTCCTTTTATTGTTCATTTTTCAgtttattttgttttaactgAGAGTGTAATTGaataccccccccccaatcacccCATGGCATGGGTGATTGCTGCTCAAATGGAACAATACTCTCCTCAGACTATACTCTCCTCAATGTCACTCTTCAAAGAACTTCCACTGTTAGTCATAAAATGTGACATGTAGATGTTAGCCCAGTGAAACTGTGAGATGCTAAACTTTTCCAAAGCCCTTTGGAAGTGAAGGAGAGGGCAGGGTGCAGTTTTTTTTACAGCTGGATTGAAAGGCTGACCCTCACCTGCCCTTACGGATAGAGGCCCTGTTTCTGGGAGGGCCTATCCACATTCAGGAGGCTGCAACCAGCAGCCCTGATTTCCTGTCCTGGACTGGGTGTTTTAACCTAACCCCTAGTGCCATCGACTCTGGGTCTC includes these proteins:
- the cacng3b gene encoding voltage-dependent calcium channel gamma-3 subunit translates to MLLCDRGVQMMITTVGAFAAFSLMTIAVGTDYWLYSRGVCRVKTNNENETSRKNEEVMTHSGLWRTCCLEGTFRGVCKKIDHFPEDADYEQDTAEYLLRAVRASSIFPIMSVGLLFMGGLCVAASEFYRTRHNVILSAGIFFVSAGLSNIIGIIVYISANSGDPGQSDSKKSYSYGWSFYFGALSFIMAETVGVLAVHMFIEKHRKQRAKSRTELIKKSAFGRIPSYRYRFRRRSSCRSSEPASRDPSPIGKGGYSGPAAADISMYTLSRDPGKAPGGTLLNSEFLQAHNSNSKDFKDAASRRTTPV